From a single Rutidosis leptorrhynchoides isolate AG116_Rl617_1_P2 chromosome 5, CSIRO_AGI_Rlap_v1, whole genome shotgun sequence genomic region:
- the LOC139849290 gene encoding uncharacterized protein yields MTIRSILEKEKLNVNKFIDWYRNLQIVLKSERKLHHLENPLPEAPPETANATIRNAYTKQYNEQLEAEQELFETMKAFHACKHELGQPVSQYVLKIKGYLDQLDRLGYAMPPVLRVHLILTLLSKDYDGFVMNYNMHSMGKTIPELHAMLKQAEKGLPKKTHAVLTIKECKIQKRKPQAVSGNGKGKSKQAYTPKKKIPPPAKK; encoded by the exons ATGACCATAAGGTCAATCCTTGAGAAGGAAAAATTGAATGTTAACAAATTCATTGACTGGTATCGAAACCTTCAGATTGTCTTAAAGTCTGAAAGGAAGTTGCACCATCTGGAGAATCCTTTACCTGAAGCCCCACCTGAAACTGCTAATGCTACTATTCGTAATGCTTATACTAAGCAGTATAACGAACAACTTGAA GCTGAACAGGAATTGTTTGAAACTATGAAAGCGTTTCACGCTTGCAAACATGAGTTGGGGCAGCCGGTTAGCCAATATGTCTTGAAGATCAAAGGCTATCTGGATCAACTGGATCGCCTAGGTTACGCTATGCCACCAGTTCTTAGAGTGCACTTGATACTTACTTTACTATCCAAGGACTATGAtggatttgtaatgaattacaatatgcatagCATGGGAAAAACCATTCCTGAGCTTCATGCAATGCTTAAGCAAGCTGAAAAGGGGTTACCAAAGAAGACTCATGCAGTCTTAACCATAAAGGAATGTAAAATCCAGAAAAGAAAGCCGCAAGCTGTTAGTGGAAATGGAAAAGGAAAGAGTAAGCAAGCTTACACACctaagaagaaaattccaccaccAGCAAAGAAATAG